A segment of the Panacibacter ginsenosidivorans genome:
TCTCTTTAGTAGCAAGGAAACTAATATTGGTTGCTTTTGGCAACTTAATATTTTTCAGCAATAACTTTTTATTGGAAGGATACTGTGCAAAAACAGCGTACAGATTATTTGCAGTTGGATTGTAAGTAAAGAAAAATTCTTTCACTGCATAACCCGGATCGGGATCAATGGTAAGTTTCAACATGTAATCTCCGCTTGCTCTGAAATCACCTTCCTTGCGCACAGGTTTGTAATCTGTTTTTCCCTCACTCCACTGGCAGGTATTTTTCCAGCGCACCGTATTATAAATGCACTCATTGTTTACTTTCATCCAGTCGCCGATCTGCAACAAACGCTCCTGCATGATTGGTGGAATTTTTCCATGTTCATCCGGACCAACATCCAGTAAAAAATTTCCACCACGACTAACCTTATCAACCAATTGCAATACGAGTGATTGCGCTGTATTATAATCCCATGCATCTTCATTGCGGTTGTAGCCATACGAGAAACCCATGCCGCGGTTCTCTTCAAAATAATGATCAGCAAAATCAAGCTCTGGTTGATATTCCGGCGTAAAGACCTGGCCATGTTTAAAACGAATACCGCGGCCCCACCTGTCAAAAGTAACCACGCTGTTTTTTACCGGGCTTTCATTGTATAACCATGCAAGAAACTTTGTTGACTGCCATGTGGTATCAGATTCATCCCATTCACCATCTGTCCAGAAAACATCAGGCTTATATGTGTTTATAAGATCAAGCATTTGCGGCCATGCATGTTGTGTTGCATATTGCTGATGATCTTTTAACCAGATTGGGTTGAACCATTCGTATAAAGAAAAATACATACCGGGATGTACAGAAGTTTTTCTTACTGCTGCAAAAAGATCGCCGAGCAAATCCCTGTGAGGGCCCGCATCCACTGCATTCCAGGGAAATCCCCAATCACGTGTTGCATCTTTGCTTGGCCATAAGGCAAAACCATCATGATGCTTGGAAGTAAGCACAATATATTTTGCGCCTGATGCTTCAAAAAGTTTAGCCCATTCATCAGGGTTAAAAAGATCTGCTGTAAAATGATCTGCAAACTGGTAGTAAGTATTGTTGCCATAGTTTGCTTTATGATATGCTTTGGTAGCGCTGTCGCCATGTTCCATTGCGTATTGGTACCACTCAGAATAATTTCCTTTTGAGGTAAACCCTGGCACTGCATATACACCCCAGTGTATAAAAATGCCGAATTTACTGTTGCGGTACCACTCCGGAACAGGCCTTGTGTCAAGGCTTTGCCAGTTCGCATGGTACGTTTGTGCATTAATAAGTGTTGCGCAAAAGAGCAATGATAAAATGCAGAGTATTCTTTTCATATAAGCAGCCGTTTTATAAATTGAAAGTTAGTGCAATGGGGGATTACAACCTGATTAATAATTATCATTTAGTGTTATTCGGTTACCCTTACAAGCCTCTTAAATTTATTGAGTATTGTTCGTAACGCAGTGAAATTTTATAACTTACGGTATAATGTATTTGTTGTATGAACGAGATCATTAATTATTTTCAAACTATCCCTTCATTGCACCGCGCATTGATATTAGCGGGCGGAATTACTTTTTTCTGGCTGCTTGAAAGTGGTGTTCCCCTATTTCGTTTTGGTTACAACAAATGGAAACATGCAGGCGTAAATTTCTTCTTCACCTTCACAACCCTCGTTATAAATTTTGGATTTGCAATACTGATCGTTTTATCAAGCGACTGGTGTATTGCTCACCATGTTGGATTACTTCAATGGATCAATATGCCTTTGTGGCTTGAAATGATCGCTGGTTTATTGCTGCTTGATCTTGTTGGCGCATACACCATTCATCTTATAGAACACAAAGTAAAATGGATGTGGAAATTTCACATGGTGCATCATGCAGATACCTATGTTGATACTACAACAGCCAATCGTCATCATCCCGGTGAAAGTGTTTTTCGTGCTGTGTTTGCTATCATCGCTGTATGGGTTACCGGTGCACCTATCTGGCTGGTGATGTTGTATCAGAGTTTAAGTGTCGTGTTGTCGCAGTTTAATCATGCAAACATTAACATGCCCGAATGGTTAGATAGACCTTTGCGTTATATAATTGTAACACCAAATATGCATCGCATACATCATCACTTTGTGCGGCCTCAAACAGACAGCAACTACAGTAATATTTTTTCTGTGTGGGACAGGCTCTTTGGCACGTACAATAATACACCGATGAAAGATATTCGCTATGGCCTCGATGTATTGCAAAATAAAAATGATGTGAACATTGTTACTATGCTAAAAATTCCCTTCGATAAAAATATAAAAACAGATTATTGATATTTTGTTACCAGCTACAGTGCTTTTGTTATCGCCTGTTGTGTCACTCACTTGTACGTCCGGAACGTTGTTTGGCAAAGTCAAAATTCAAAAATAAAAAGTCAAAATGCAGTTGCTTTCTTTTTGATTTTTGCATTTTTACTTTTGACTTATATTCAACAGTACAAGTGTGCGACGCAAGGAACGGTGATAGCAGCTATGCAGCTGAGTACAAAAAAATATTTAGCCATACAAAAAATAAAATATGCAGGATAAAGCCATTCCCACTTCCATTGCGCCGTGGATATCTGTAAAAGGCAGCGCAAAAGCAATTGCATTTTATAAAACTGCATTTGGTGCAATAGAAACGTATCATCTTGAAGATCCAGGTGGTGGCATTGTTTCCAAACTTTCTGCAGACGGTGCAGATTTTTGGATCAGTATTGAGCCAGGTGATGATGCAGCACAACCACATGATGAAGAAAGGATTCGCATGATCTTAACGGTAACTAATCCTGACGCAGTCTTCGCAAAAGCAATTGCAGCAGGAGCTACAGAAGTATTCCCTGTTGGCGAAGAGTATGGCTGGAGATTAGGACGCTTGGTTGATCCTTACGGGCATCACTGGGAGATAGGCAGACCACTCGAATAAATTTCTGAATATTTAAAATTATAAGCATGTCATTCGAAAGCATCGTACCAATATTATATTCATCAGATATTACAAGAAGTATTAACTATTATACGAACGAGCTTGCATTCGATGATAGCTGGAAGTGGGATGAACCAACAACATTCGGCGGCGTATCCAAAGATTGTGTTCGCTTATTTTTTTGTTTGAATGCACAGGGAAGCCCCGGAACATGGATCGCTATTAACCTTGATAATGTTGATGAATATTACGAGATCATCAAAGCAAGGGGTGCAAAAATATTATCTCCACCAGGCGATAAAGAATGGTTTATGAGAGAGATGCTGGTTGAAGACCCCGATGGACATATCATCAGGTTTGGCCATGGTACTGAATAAAGCCTTGTTATTTTGAAATTTAATTTTATCCGGCCTGTAACTTTTTAAAAAGCTAAACGTACCAAATAGAAAATATTCCAACATTAAAAACCTGAGGTAATGAAAAAAGTATTCCTGTTTGCATGTCTCGCAATAACGATGAACAGTTTTGCTATTGGTAAAAACATAAGAGGCAATGGTGTTCTTAAAAGTGAAACAAGAGAAGTTGGTTCTTTTACGGGCCTTTCATCAGGCGGGCCGATGAGTGTGGAGATTTCATATGGCACATCTACTAGTCTAAAGATCGAAGGAGATGAAAATATTTTGCCATACATTGAAACTTATGTAAAGGATGGCACACTAAAAATAAAAGTGAAAGATTTAAATTCCGTTAGTCCGCAAATAAAGTTAAGGGTACAGGTAAGTATGACATCAATCAATGCCATCTCACAAAGTGGCAGCGGCATGATCAGTGGTAATGGCAACTTTGAAAATAATGGCGCTACTGATTTTAGCATGTCTGGCTCTGGCAGGATAGAACTTACGTTTGCAAAATTCAATGGCGCCAATATTTCTATGAGCGGCAGCGGATCAATTGAATTAAAAGGCAGCATCAACGGCAGTCTCGATATGCACCAGAGTGGCAGCGGAAATATTAACTGCATCAATGCTCCCTGCGATAATGCAACTGCAAACATCAGTGGCAGCGGTACCATGAAATTGAATGCAGCAAAATCAATTGATCTGCGTATCAGCGGCAGCGGTGATATTTATTATACAGGTAATGCATCAATCAATTCGCATATATCAGGTAGTGGACATATCCATAAAATATAAAACAACAACTACACATATATCCAAAGCCCCGCAATTATTGCGGGGCTTTGTTTTTTATTGGAAAAGCATTTGAATATTTAATGAATACTATAAATAAAAAAAGGAGGACATTCATCCTCCGCCGTTCTCCTCAATTCTAACCGATATATATTAAGTGGTGTTTTTTGCAGGTAGCCTAAATGCTTATGTATACTTTATCTGTTCCGTTGCCATTAACCATTATACCATTCTGCATTTGCAATTCGCTACCTTTTGAATTGTATGTAAGCGTATAAGAAACTTCAAGATGTTCTTTTGAATCAAATACGTTGGGAACTTTTACTGTTTGCGCTATAGCCTCCTGCAGCGATGGATATTGCTTCAGCGTTTGCGCATCAAAGGTTTTTTCCCAAACTGTTGAACGTCCATTGCTGCTTACTTTTTCGATTGTAATGTGCACCGTTGCTAATGTATTATTATACACGTCAGAACTATAGTCGCTGCTTTTATATAAAGCAAAGGATATATTTTTTTCAACCGGCTTTGCGGGTGTTATAATTTCTTTAATTGAGCCACTCATTGCATAAACTGCCACTGCTGCTGCAATTATTATCGGTATTAAAACTTTGATCTTTTTCATAATCGGTCATTTGCTTATACATTGGCAAATGCCATGACGAAAGCCGTTAAAGAATGTTAACCACGTAACAAATGGCGGAAATCCGGTGATGAATGGTAAAATAATAGTGATGAATTGTTGGATGCCTTTCGTGGGCTTTCTTTCGCTATAAACAAAGTGTTCGCTTATGATACAGACACTGTAACAGAGTGATACAAATCACTCAAGTCCTTTCCTGATAGCGGTTTCCATCGGTGAGTAATTCCCGTCTGATCTTTCTGGTTGCAGATCTGCGACGGGTAGTAACGGAGGTTGCGCCATGAATCTCACATTCTTTCCATGATGCGGCTGTGCAGCATGCACCAGGAAAGGATGACATAAATAAACAGTTCCGGGTTTGCCTGTCGCTAACACATCATAAACCGATGCAGTTGCATTTAATTTTTGAGCGAGTTCTAAAAAGGATAAACCTTTATCGCCATAAGGCTGCAATATTTTTGCAACGGAAATATGCGAACCCGGTTTTATTCTGGTAGGTGCGTCATCTTTTGTTATTTCGGAGAACAGGAACAACATCAGTAATACCCTGCCTTTTGAATGCACATTTATTCTCCATGAAAAATAATCCTGCGGGTCATCTCCGGGAAAACTTGCTTCTACATGCCAGCCAGTATCATTTGGTTCTTCATTAGAAGGAAACCGAACAGGGAATGTTCCTAAACTATTTCTCGGCAACCATCTTCCTTTACCAACAAGCTGATTGAATGCCGTATGCAACATTTCATTATTCACCGCTTTTCTAAATGGCTCCTGTGCATAATCTCCAAGCCTTACCACCGGCTTTGTCCATGTGCTTGCATCATTTGGGTCGCAGCCCGCATCTTTCCATAAAATATTTCTTGCTTCTTCTGCAGTTGCTTCAGAAAAAACATTTTCGAGTTTTACATATCCTTCATTAATGAATTGTGCAATGTCTTTATCACTTAATACAGTACTCATAGTTTATTAAAGTAAGAACAAATTCTTTTTTCAGTTTATATAAGTGTGAATTTTTTTACGTGCCAAACTGGGGAATATAATTATGCTTTCGTTGCGTCGCACATTTGTACTGTAGCACAAGTAGCAGTATTCTTAAAAAATGGAATGTCTCGTGGCTAAATCAGGAGTTTTTAATCTAGTGACTCTGTTTATTTATAACTCAAAAGTTGAGAACATTTAGAAGTTATCACAGAATCTAGGACGAAACAAATATTGTTTTTAAAAGAAATCATTGCTTAAGTAACTTCAAAAAATTAAGCTTTGTATTGTTTTGAACCTTTATAATATAAAGACCTTTCGGCAATTTTTTTATTGGCAAATAAATTATTCCTGCTTTTGTTTGTTTCTTCTCCCAGACTAATTGACCATTAATGTTAATAATACTTAGTGTTATATTTTGATATTCGTTATTTAGTTTTAAAACAGCATCACTACTCGTGGGATTTGGATATATTTTTATGTCTT
Coding sequences within it:
- a CDS encoding alpha-L-fucosidase, whose translation is MKRILCILSLLFCATLINAQTYHANWQSLDTRPVPEWYRNSKFGIFIHWGVYAVPGFTSKGNYSEWYQYAMEHGDSATKAYHKANYGNNTYYQFADHFTADLFNPDEWAKLFEASGAKYIVLTSKHHDGFALWPSKDATRDWGFPWNAVDAGPHRDLLGDLFAAVRKTSVHPGMYFSLYEWFNPIWLKDHQQYATQHAWPQMLDLINTYKPDVFWTDGEWDESDTTWQSTKFLAWLYNESPVKNSVVTFDRWGRGIRFKHGQVFTPEYQPELDFADHYFEENRGMGFSYGYNRNEDAWDYNTAQSLVLQLVDKVSRGGNFLLDVGPDEHGKIPPIMQERLLQIGDWMKVNNECIYNTVRWKNTCQWSEGKTDYKPVRKEGDFRASGDYMLKLTIDPDPGYAVKEFFFTYNPTANNLYAVFAQYPSNKKLLLKNIKLPKATNISFLATKEKLTWKQTGNNVEVTLPDYDPNKIKAPYAYVIKIEGYGK
- a CDS encoding sterol desaturase family protein; the encoded protein is MNEIINYFQTIPSLHRALILAGGITFFWLLESGVPLFRFGYNKWKHAGVNFFFTFTTLVINFGFAILIVLSSDWCIAHHVGLLQWINMPLWLEMIAGLLLLDLVGAYTIHLIEHKVKWMWKFHMVHHADTYVDTTTANRHHPGESVFRAVFAIIAVWVTGAPIWLVMLYQSLSVVLSQFNHANINMPEWLDRPLRYIIVTPNMHRIHHHFVRPQTDSNYSNIFSVWDRLFGTYNNTPMKDIRYGLDVLQNKNDVNIVTMLKIPFDKNIKTDY
- a CDS encoding VOC family protein is translated as MQDKAIPTSIAPWISVKGSAKAIAFYKTAFGAIETYHLEDPGGGIVSKLSADGADFWISIEPGDDAAQPHDEERIRMILTVTNPDAVFAKAIAAGATEVFPVGEEYGWRLGRLVDPYGHHWEIGRPLE
- a CDS encoding glyoxalase superfamily protein; translated protein: MSFESIVPILYSSDITRSINYYTNELAFDDSWKWDEPTTFGGVSKDCVRLFFCLNAQGSPGTWIAINLDNVDEYYEIIKARGAKILSPPGDKEWFMREMLVEDPDGHIIRFGHGTE
- a CDS encoding head GIN domain-containing protein; its protein translation is MKKVFLFACLAITMNSFAIGKNIRGNGVLKSETREVGSFTGLSSGGPMSVEISYGTSTSLKIEGDENILPYIETYVKDGTLKIKVKDLNSVSPQIKLRVQVSMTSINAISQSGSGMISGNGNFENNGATDFSMSGSGRIELTFAKFNGANISMSGSGSIELKGSINGSLDMHQSGSGNINCINAPCDNATANISGSGTMKLNAAKSIDLRISGSGDIYYTGNASINSHISGSGHIHKI
- a CDS encoding phytanoyl-CoA dioxygenase family protein, producing the protein MSTVLSDKDIAQFINEGYVKLENVFSEATAEEARNILWKDAGCDPNDASTWTKPVVRLGDYAQEPFRKAVNNEMLHTAFNQLVGKGRWLPRNSLGTFPVRFPSNEEPNDTGWHVEASFPGDDPQDYFSWRINVHSKGRVLLMLFLFSEITKDDAPTRIKPGSHISVAKILQPYGDKGLSFLELAQKLNATASVYDVLATGKPGTVYLCHPFLVHAAQPHHGKNVRFMAQPPLLPVADLQPERSDGNYSPMETAIRKGLE